From the Rhodopirellula bahusiensis genome, one window contains:
- the murQ gene encoding N-acetylmuramic acid 6-phosphate etherase has product MLNQLNQLTTEASNPASAQIDSLSALQIVQLINSQDALVAEAVNTQAQQIAEAVDAIADKFRSNGRLIYLGAGTSGRLGVLDASECPPTFRTPPEMVVGVIAGGPEALTRAIEGAEDHPEYAERDLSNIKLSENDVLVGIATSGRTPYVIGGLKYARSVGAVTVGLSCNPNCQLRPLSQIMIAPVVGPEVVSGSTRLKAGTATKMVLNMLTTGAMIRIGKTFGNRMVDVRATNEKLVARSRQMLSEIVGISADQAEQLLQQCDGEVKTAIVVHMKEVSPQTARQLLIDVDGHLSRLLASPSK; this is encoded by the coding sequence ATGCTGAACCAGTTGAATCAATTGACCACGGAAGCCAGCAACCCGGCCTCTGCCCAGATCGATTCCTTGTCCGCGTTGCAGATCGTTCAGCTCATCAATTCACAAGATGCCTTGGTCGCGGAGGCAGTGAACACGCAAGCCCAGCAGATCGCGGAGGCGGTGGATGCGATCGCGGACAAATTCCGATCCAACGGGAGATTGATTTATCTGGGTGCCGGCACGTCCGGTCGCTTGGGAGTGCTCGACGCCAGTGAGTGCCCACCGACGTTTCGAACCCCACCCGAAATGGTCGTCGGTGTGATCGCGGGAGGCCCCGAGGCTCTGACCCGTGCGATCGAAGGGGCCGAAGACCATCCGGAATATGCCGAGCGTGATTTATCGAACATCAAGCTGTCCGAAAACGACGTGTTGGTGGGGATCGCCACCAGCGGACGCACGCCCTACGTCATCGGCGGTTTGAAATACGCCCGGTCCGTTGGCGCTGTCACGGTGGGGCTGAGTTGCAATCCGAACTGCCAATTGCGACCGCTTTCCCAGATCATGATCGCACCGGTTGTCGGTCCGGAAGTGGTCAGCGGTTCAACTCGATTGAAAGCGGGCACAGCGACCAAGATGGTGCTGAACATGCTGACGACCGGTGCCATGATTCGGATCGGCAAGACGTTCGGCAATCGCATGGTCGACGTCCGTGCCACCAACGAAAAACTGGTTGCCAGGTCGCGGCAGATGTTGTCTGAGATCGTTGGGATTTCAGCGGATCAAGCCGAACAATTGCTGCAACAATGCGACGGCGAAGTGAAGACCGCAATCGTCGTTCACATGAAAGAGGTTTCGCCGCAGACCGCACGTCAATTGTTGATCGACGTCGACGGACACCTCAGTCGCTTGCTCGCGTCACCATCCAAATGA
- a CDS encoding vWA domain-containing protein produces MSLASPERLMWLWIAVPIIVLYILKTRLRRQPVATLLFWDQIFEEKRQRSLWQNLRRWLSLLLQLIFVSLLAFALADPLWRWQADSGQEVILVVDNSASMQAVEPETRQTRLQLAVDRAASLARGLRQGDQMALVTAGTTVRVVVGMSDFAPAIEEAIHSIQPTDGPTQIKDAIEAARRLADEEERRRIVVITDTTLDEQYDIESAEELSWESVGTSQTNLAITTFQVRRSSVDPIGYALLVEVRNFSDEPSSTRLKLTLGEDLVDVVPIKLEADGVWQTTIEGTSREGGVLTASLDATDGLSVDNTARAVVPARPFVPVTLVTGPDDQSFYLRTVLESIPLIKLTVVNDTEQTAENGLTIYSGTVPTELPPGPALFIARDDGPPGTWKLGSEIDTPIVAKQNKESPLLRHVQLQNVMLAGGRDIEVDESLGEANTLFETADTSRVLVSVEREAGRILILSADLDDSDLPLRIAFPVMMTNAMNWFFRQTGDMNPALNTGLATTVPWDFDAASAVLMSPDGNVRNISVARDRAAISPIGKAGVYGLFSPESLPKLDLASQPEQLPIKTPEEWKLAEEVPGELLAVNLCSADESDLRVAKQPNETTSLVSRGGAPAWFYLVMLAIALVIGEWALFHRRVVA; encoded by the coding sequence ATGTCGCTGGCGTCTCCCGAACGACTGATGTGGCTTTGGATCGCAGTTCCGATCATCGTTCTGTACATCCTGAAAACGCGTTTGCGACGCCAGCCCGTCGCAACGCTCCTGTTTTGGGATCAGATCTTCGAAGAAAAACGCCAACGATCCCTGTGGCAAAACCTTCGACGTTGGCTGTCACTTCTTCTGCAGCTTATTTTCGTCTCGCTCCTAGCATTCGCTCTGGCGGATCCACTTTGGCGGTGGCAAGCGGACTCAGGACAAGAAGTGATTTTGGTCGTGGACAACTCGGCCAGCATGCAAGCTGTCGAACCCGAAACAAGACAAACAAGATTGCAGCTAGCTGTTGACCGTGCCGCTTCACTCGCTCGTGGTCTTCGCCAGGGGGACCAAATGGCGTTGGTCACCGCCGGCACCACGGTCCGTGTCGTGGTCGGCATGTCGGACTTCGCGCCGGCGATTGAGGAAGCCATTCATTCGATCCAACCAACCGATGGACCGACGCAAATCAAAGATGCTATCGAAGCGGCCAGACGATTGGCAGACGAAGAAGAACGGCGTCGCATCGTCGTCATCACCGACACGACACTCGACGAACAATACGACATCGAATCAGCCGAAGAACTTTCATGGGAGTCCGTCGGCACCTCTCAAACCAACTTGGCAATCACCACGTTCCAAGTTCGACGTTCGAGCGTTGATCCGATCGGTTATGCATTGCTGGTCGAAGTCCGCAACTTTTCCGACGAACCATCCAGCACACGGCTAAAGCTCACGCTTGGCGAAGACCTAGTGGACGTTGTCCCGATCAAGCTGGAAGCCGATGGCGTCTGGCAAACAACGATCGAAGGAACGTCTCGCGAAGGCGGGGTCCTGACCGCGTCACTGGATGCGACCGATGGGCTTTCCGTTGACAACACGGCCCGAGCAGTTGTTCCGGCCCGCCCCTTCGTTCCAGTGACTTTGGTAACCGGACCAGATGACCAGTCGTTTTATCTTCGCACCGTTTTGGAATCGATTCCGTTGATCAAGTTGACGGTGGTCAACGACACTGAGCAAACCGCGGAGAATGGTTTGACCATCTACAGCGGAACGGTTCCCACCGAACTTCCTCCCGGCCCCGCTCTGTTCATCGCTCGCGATGACGGCCCACCAGGAACCTGGAAACTCGGCAGCGAAATCGACACACCCATCGTGGCAAAACAGAACAAAGAATCACCTCTTTTGCGACACGTTCAATTGCAAAACGTGATGCTCGCCGGTGGCCGTGATATCGAAGTCGATGAATCATTGGGAGAAGCGAACACGTTGTTTGAAACAGCCGACACTTCGCGGGTGTTGGTTTCCGTCGAACGCGAGGCCGGCCGGATTCTGATTTTGTCCGCAGACCTGGACGACAGCGATCTTCCGCTTCGGATCGCCTTTCCCGTCATGATGACCAACGCCATGAATTGGTTCTTTCGGCAAACGGGTGACATGAACCCAGCTTTGAACACAGGATTGGCGACGACCGTGCCATGGGATTTCGATGCTGCTTCAGCCGTGTTGATGTCGCCAGATGGAAACGTCCGAAACATTTCGGTTGCACGTGATCGCGCCGCCATCAGCCCGATCGGAAAAGCCGGTGTTTACGGACTGTTTTCGCCTGAGTCGTTGCCCAAACTCGACTTGGCATCGCAGCCCGAACAACTGCCGATCAAGACTCCCGAAGAATGGAAGTTGGCGGAGGAAGTCCCGGGCGAGTTGCTGGCGGTCAACCTGTGCAGCGCCGATGAAAGTGACCTGCGAGTTGCCAAGCAACCAAACGAAACAACCAGTTTGGTCTCCCGCGGCGGAGCTCCCGCGTGGTTCTATTTGGTCATGCTGGCGATTGCATTGGTGATCGGTGAGTGGGCATTGTTCCACCGAAGGGTGGTGGCATGA
- a CDS encoding sodium:solute symporter has protein sequence MAISSFDLAVLVIYMLAMVAFGLWVGRDQKDLAGYLLGGRDMPWWSILGSIVATETSTATFLSVPGIAFAVDGDMRFLQLGMGLVIGRLIVAVVLVPLFRRGEIFSAYEILNTRFGGASKRFASLLFLVTRNLGDGLRLFLAGIALEKVLSVDLVSCIVILGVFTIIYTFFGGIKAVIWSDCIQLVVYMVGGVLSLQILVNYFPNDWQQLVEFGQETGRFHVFDFRVRSTETFSVLTEPFTFWSGVIGGAVLTLGTHGTDQMIVQRYLAARSTVDAQRAVVASGVVVLIQFALFLLLGVALACFYSQIHPRAFEHNDEVFAAFIVDYLPVGLVGLTLAAVFAAAMSTLSSSLNSSASAAVSDFYQPWLLARRNGSADKEAEEKRSDNETSGNLLGVSRKLTIAFGLIQIAIGIGASYLSSSVISDALAIAGFTAGILLGVFLLGILTNSAHQRGALIGMVSGMIVLTAIKFGTSVAWPWLAIIGSVTTFTAGYLASRLVSAGQRANN, from the coding sequence TTGGCTATCAGCTCCTTTGACCTCGCCGTCCTGGTCATCTACATGCTTGCGATGGTTGCCTTTGGTCTCTGGGTTGGCCGAGACCAAAAGGATTTGGCGGGCTACTTGTTGGGGGGGCGTGACATGCCGTGGTGGTCGATCCTGGGATCGATCGTCGCGACAGAAACCAGCACCGCGACATTCTTGAGCGTGCCTGGAATTGCATTCGCGGTCGATGGCGACATGCGTTTTTTGCAATTGGGAATGGGGCTGGTCATCGGCCGTTTGATCGTCGCGGTGGTGTTGGTGCCTCTGTTTCGCCGCGGCGAAATCTTTTCGGCCTATGAGATTCTGAACACGCGATTTGGTGGTGCCAGCAAGCGTTTCGCATCGTTGCTGTTCTTGGTCACTCGAAACTTGGGCGATGGGTTGCGTCTGTTCTTGGCTGGCATCGCGTTGGAAAAGGTCCTCAGCGTTGACCTGGTTAGCTGCATCGTGATCCTGGGTGTCTTCACGATCATCTACACGTTCTTTGGCGGGATCAAAGCCGTGATCTGGAGCGACTGCATTCAGTTGGTCGTTTACATGGTCGGCGGGGTGCTGTCGTTGCAGATCCTGGTCAACTACTTCCCGAATGATTGGCAGCAACTGGTCGAATTTGGTCAGGAGACCGGGCGTTTCCATGTCTTTGATTTTCGCGTTCGATCAACCGAGACATTCAGTGTGCTGACGGAGCCTTTCACATTCTGGTCGGGAGTCATCGGCGGGGCGGTGTTGACGCTGGGAACTCACGGGACCGATCAAATGATTGTCCAACGTTACTTGGCCGCACGCAGCACAGTGGATGCGCAGCGAGCTGTGGTTGCCAGCGGCGTGGTGGTCTTGATCCAGTTCGCATTGTTCCTGTTGCTGGGTGTTGCGTTGGCATGTTTCTATTCGCAAATCCATCCGCGAGCGTTTGAACACAATGACGAAGTTTTCGCGGCATTCATTGTCGACTACCTGCCGGTTGGTTTGGTCGGCCTCACGCTGGCAGCCGTGTTCGCAGCCGCTATGTCGACGTTGTCCAGCTCGTTGAATTCATCCGCTTCGGCAGCCGTCTCGGATTTCTACCAACCTTGGCTGCTCGCTCGCCGCAACGGATCGGCTGACAAGGAAGCTGAAGAGAAGCGTTCCGACAACGAAACGTCTGGCAACCTGCTCGGTGTCAGTCGCAAGCTGACCATCGCCTTTGGTTTGATCCAGATCGCGATTGGGATCGGTGCGAGCTATCTTTCCAGCAGTGTCATCAGCGATGCACTCGCTATCGCCGGCTTCACGGCCGGGATTTTACTGGGCGTTTTCCTGCTTGGGATTCTGACCAATTCCGCTCACCAACGTGGTGCACTGATTGGAATGGTCTCGGGCATGATTGTGCTCACGGCGATCAAGTTTGGAACGTCTGTCGCTTGGCCATGGTTGGCGATCATCGGCTCGGTCACCACCTTCACGGCAGGCTACCTCGCTAGTCGCTTGGTCTCGGCTGGGCAACGAGCGAACAACTGA
- a CDS encoding VWA domain-containing protein produces MMLQWTQLQWAWLWIPAILWLVVFHLRTLSDFPPRQRFVSLLIRGIVLTLLIMAICGPVMLRSTSQKMIVFAIDQSESIDEAARETADEYLKQAIEQAEKDNAEVRFLPFDSTPRQLQSNWADQEKSLADTNNEPTSADVAEEETEDVSADSIAPGEDEVPASVPSPSEVDGEEAKRMGTDLAAAIQTAVASIPPSRVPRIVLMSDGNPTNGDGIAAATDAGVPVWTVPLPTRSEPEVQMAAVEAPTQVRQGEPFFVEVVISSNRDTEGHVDLYRGDIQIGDVEAPPVKIKKGENRFRFQQTLLGQRQETFAARLRDCDDTLLDNNEAEAIVYASGKPRVLLIDSDPDETDSLRWALDEQSIDVDVRPPEGIPSDLSEMQGYECLILSNVPATSMTMRQMDLIGIYVQDLGGGLIMLGGDQAFGLGGYYRTQIEEILPVRSNFEKEREKPSLAMMLVIDKSGSMGGQKIELAKDAAQAAVELLGPKDAIGVIAFDGDSYTVSELRPTSDRGAISDAISTIEASGGTNMYPAMADAYEALIGATAKLKHVVLMTDGVSSPGDFQGVAGDMSASRITLSTVALGQGSSEDLLEELAQIGGGRYYFCDDPQSVPQVFAKETVEASKSAINELPFVPQLVRPTSVLDGIELDLSPLLLGYVVTRPKPTAEFILASESGDPLLVWWRYGLGMSVAFTSDAKNRWAGEWMTWPDFGTFWAQIIRHAMRKDDNRGVFVEVERDGNRTRVVMDAVDDNGRFIDEAETRLTVIDPRLKNEKIVMRQTAPGRYEASVETLRRGAYHFDIATNRMDGTSQRSSRGIAVGYPDELRLLPRGDDLLRQIASVSGGRYDAPATSITEDDDRTARDPVPIWPWLLMAGLVLFIADVAFRRVEML; encoded by the coding sequence ATGATGTTGCAATGGACCCAACTTCAATGGGCTTGGCTCTGGATCCCGGCAATCTTGTGGCTGGTGGTATTCCACCTTCGAACGCTGAGCGACTTTCCACCTCGTCAACGATTTGTATCGTTGTTGATTCGAGGCATCGTGCTAACGCTGCTCATCATGGCGATTTGTGGACCGGTGATGCTGCGTTCGACCTCGCAAAAAATGATTGTGTTCGCAATCGACCAAAGCGAGAGCATCGACGAGGCCGCTCGCGAAACAGCTGACGAATATTTGAAACAGGCAATCGAGCAGGCCGAAAAAGACAACGCGGAGGTTCGCTTCCTGCCGTTCGACAGCACTCCACGGCAACTGCAATCCAACTGGGCAGACCAGGAAAAGTCTCTCGCGGACACCAACAACGAACCAACATCAGCTGATGTTGCAGAAGAAGAAACGGAGGACGTTTCGGCCGATTCAATTGCCCCCGGGGAAGACGAGGTTCCGGCGTCAGTCCCATCACCGTCGGAGGTGGATGGCGAGGAAGCGAAACGAATGGGCACGGACTTAGCCGCCGCCATTCAAACCGCGGTGGCTTCGATTCCTCCATCCCGCGTGCCACGAATCGTATTGATGAGCGATGGCAACCCGACGAATGGCGATGGGATCGCCGCCGCGACGGACGCTGGTGTTCCCGTGTGGACGGTGCCGCTTCCGACACGAAGCGAACCTGAAGTGCAGATGGCTGCCGTGGAAGCTCCCACTCAAGTGCGTCAGGGCGAACCCTTCTTCGTCGAAGTTGTTATTAGCAGCAATCGTGACACCGAAGGCCATGTCGATCTGTATCGCGGTGACATTCAAATTGGCGACGTCGAAGCACCGCCGGTGAAGATCAAAAAGGGTGAAAACCGCTTTCGTTTTCAGCAAACGTTGTTGGGTCAACGACAAGAAACCTTCGCCGCGCGATTGCGAGACTGCGACGACACGTTGTTGGACAACAACGAAGCCGAGGCGATCGTGTACGCCAGCGGCAAACCTCGCGTGTTGCTGATCGACAGCGACCCCGACGAAACGGACTCTCTGCGTTGGGCACTGGATGAACAATCCATCGATGTTGACGTTCGTCCCCCGGAAGGCATCCCCAGCGATTTGTCCGAAATGCAGGGCTATGAATGCTTGATCCTTTCCAACGTGCCGGCGACGTCGATGACGATGCGGCAGATGGATCTGATCGGGATCTATGTCCAGGACTTGGGTGGCGGGCTGATCATGCTCGGTGGGGACCAAGCCTTTGGTCTGGGCGGTTACTACCGAACTCAGATTGAGGAAATCTTGCCCGTCCGCAGCAACTTCGAAAAGGAACGCGAAAAGCCGTCGTTGGCGATGATGCTGGTGATCGACAAGAGCGGTTCGATGGGCGGTCAAAAAATCGAACTTGCCAAGGACGCCGCCCAAGCCGCCGTCGAACTGCTTGGTCCCAAAGACGCCATCGGAGTGATCGCTTTCGATGGAGACTCGTACACCGTGTCCGAGCTTCGTCCAACGTCCGATCGCGGTGCCATCTCGGATGCCATTTCGACGATCGAGGCATCCGGTGGCACAAACATGTACCCCGCAATGGCCGACGCTTACGAAGCGTTGATTGGTGCCACAGCCAAACTGAAGCATGTGGTCCTGATGACCGATGGAGTCTCGTCACCGGGCGACTTCCAAGGTGTTGCCGGCGACATGTCCGCGTCGCGAATCACACTCTCGACCGTTGCTCTCGGGCAGGGCTCGAGCGAAGACCTGCTTGAAGAGCTCGCTCAGATTGGCGGAGGTCGCTACTACTTCTGCGACGATCCTCAATCGGTTCCTCAAGTCTTTGCGAAGGAAACCGTCGAAGCCAGCAAATCCGCGATCAACGAACTGCCGTTTGTCCCACAATTGGTACGTCCCACATCGGTGCTCGATGGGATCGAATTGGATCTGTCGCCACTGTTGCTCGGCTACGTTGTGACGCGTCCGAAACCTACTGCGGAGTTCATCTTGGCCAGCGAGTCGGGTGACCCGCTGCTTGTATGGTGGCGATATGGTTTGGGTATGTCGGTCGCTTTCACCAGCGACGCGAAAAATCGATGGGCGGGCGAATGGATGACCTGGCCAGACTTTGGAACCTTTTGGGCCCAAATCATTCGGCATGCGATGCGCAAAGACGACAATCGAGGCGTGTTTGTGGAAGTCGAACGAGACGGCAATCGGACTCGCGTGGTGATGGACGCGGTCGATGACAACGGACGATTCATCGACGAGGCCGAAACTCGATTGACGGTGATCGATCCACGATTGAAAAACGAAAAGATCGTCATGCGACAAACCGCGCCGGGTCGCTATGAGGCCTCAGTAGAAACGCTTCGTCGCGGGGCGTACCACTTTGACATCGCCACCAACCGGATGGATGGGACCAGCCAACGAAGCTCTCGAGGAATCGCCGTTGGTTACCCCGACGAGTTGCGTTTGCTGCCACGCGGCGACGACTTGCTTCGTCAAATCGCTTCGGTAAGCGGTGGACGCTATGACGCCCCGGCAACTTCCATCACGGAAGATGACGACCGCACAGCACGTGACCCGGTCCCGATCTGGCCATGGCTACTGATGGCTGGCTTGGTCTTATTCATCGCGGATGTAGCGTTTCGACGGGTCGAAATGCTTTGA
- a CDS encoding exo-beta-N-acetylmuramidase NamZ family protein, translated as MSSFKPIMPSLFVAICLLAITLSAFQPNVATAQVLAGIDVLQRDDFSSLAGQKVGLITNHTGTNLTGASTVQLLHDSTDVDLVALFSPEHGFVGQLDQANIDDQQDSLTGLKVHSLYGKTRVPTAEMLEGIDTLVFDIQDIGVRFYTYISTMGGAMKAAAENDVRFVVLDRPNPINGTEVQGPVTDAGSESFIAYHRIPVRHGMTIGELAKMFQAEWELDLDLQVIPMEGWAGRPGFDQTGRMWINPSPNMRSLNAAYLYPAIGLWETTNLSVGRGTDTPFEHFGAPWIDALELARELNAQGLSGVRFVPIEFTPDASKFANEKCGGVNVVLTQRAEFDPLRTALTIAVTLRTLAPDDWNTKSLNRLLVSQKTAEGILGGHSVEQLQAAYEEELEEFQARRAKYLMYR; from the coding sequence ATGTCTTCTTTTAAACCAATCATGCCCTCTCTATTCGTCGCAATTTGTCTGCTTGCGATCACGCTTTCCGCCTTCCAACCCAATGTCGCGACCGCGCAAGTTCTGGCCGGAATCGATGTGTTGCAACGAGATGATTTTTCGAGCCTTGCTGGACAGAAGGTGGGGCTGATCACGAACCACACGGGAACGAATCTGACCGGAGCCTCGACGGTTCAGTTGCTGCACGATTCAACGGACGTGGACTTGGTCGCTTTGTTCAGTCCGGAACATGGATTTGTGGGTCAGTTGGATCAAGCAAATATCGACGACCAACAGGACTCGTTGACCGGATTGAAGGTCCACAGTCTGTACGGCAAGACTCGTGTTCCGACGGCGGAGATGCTGGAAGGCATCGACACGCTGGTCTTTGATATTCAGGACATTGGCGTTCGCTTCTACACCTACATCTCGACGATGGGTGGCGCGATGAAGGCGGCGGCCGAAAATGATGTTCGGTTTGTTGTTTTGGATCGGCCCAATCCGATCAACGGGACGGAGGTGCAAGGTCCAGTCACCGATGCGGGCAGCGAATCGTTCATCGCTTACCATCGCATTCCCGTCCGGCACGGAATGACGATTGGTGAGCTGGCCAAAATGTTCCAAGCGGAATGGGAACTCGATCTGGATCTGCAAGTCATTCCGATGGAGGGTTGGGCAGGACGCCCCGGGTTTGATCAAACCGGACGGATGTGGATCAATCCGTCACCCAACATGCGAAGCCTCAACGCGGCCTATCTGTATCCGGCGATCGGGCTGTGGGAGACGACCAACTTGTCCGTGGGCCGTGGCACGGACACACCTTTCGAACACTTCGGTGCTCCCTGGATCGACGCGTTGGAATTGGCTCGTGAACTGAACGCCCAGGGATTGAGCGGGGTGAGATTCGTTCCAATTGAGTTCACGCCGGACGCCAGCAAATTTGCCAATGAAAAGTGTGGCGGGGTGAACGTGGTCCTGACTCAGCGGGCTGAGTTTGATCCATTGCGAACGGCGCTAACCATTGCCGTGACGTTGAGGACACTTGCCCCCGACGACTGGAATACGAAGTCACTGAACCGTTTGTTGGTCAGCCAGAAAACAGCGGAGGGAATCCTTGGCGGTCACTCGGTGGAGCAGTTGCAGGCGGCCTACGAAGAAGAGTTGGAAGAGTTTCAAGCTCGCCGAGCGAAGTACCTGATGTACCGCTGA
- a CDS encoding DUF58 domain-containing protein yields the protein MTVFDSDFLKRLEYLSLLSKRMFKGQLLAQRRTMQTGGGIEFADHREYISGDDLRYLDWNVYARHGDLLLKRFQEEEDLHVYMLLDTSASMNVAGSDSGHGDATGTKFLLAQQIVAALSYIALADLDRVSILAYDDRVRATMPLIRGKNQVLSLLRFLEQLECGGERTDLQSVVGDFVDRAPRTGLAIVVSDLYDQKGFRDGIDRLRYARFEPHVIQIHTPSEASPSFLGDMELVDCESGLQKKVTVTERKLRQYKKLFQAFLDDVETYCRNHGLSHTRATTEVPFDAVLLRMMRTAAVG from the coding sequence ATGACAGTCTTTGACTCGGATTTCCTGAAGCGATTGGAATACCTTTCGCTACTATCGAAGCGGATGTTCAAGGGCCAACTATTGGCCCAGCGACGAACGATGCAAACCGGCGGCGGAATCGAATTCGCTGACCACCGCGAATACATCAGCGGAGATGACCTTCGTTACTTGGATTGGAACGTTTATGCGCGGCATGGTGATTTGCTGCTAAAACGATTTCAGGAAGAGGAAGATCTTCACGTCTATATGCTGTTGGACACGTCTGCCAGCATGAATGTTGCTGGTTCAGATAGTGGCCATGGGGATGCAACCGGAACGAAATTCTTGCTGGCCCAGCAGATCGTGGCGGCGTTGTCCTACATCGCCCTGGCAGATCTCGATCGTGTTTCGATCTTGGCCTATGACGATCGAGTGCGGGCGACGATGCCACTGATCCGAGGCAAAAACCAAGTCCTCAGTTTGCTGCGGTTTCTTGAGCAACTTGAGTGCGGCGGCGAGCGTACGGACCTGCAATCGGTTGTTGGTGATTTTGTGGACCGAGCACCACGAACAGGATTGGCAATCGTTGTCAGCGATCTGTATGACCAAAAGGGTTTTCGCGACGGCATCGACCGACTCCGTTACGCCCGCTTTGAACCGCACGTGATTCAGATCCACACGCCCAGTGAAGCGTCACCGAGTTTTCTGGGGGACATGGAATTGGTGGACTGCGAGAGCGGTTTGCAAAAGAAGGTGACCGTAACCGAACGCAAACTACGTCAATACAAGAAGCTTTTCCAGGCTTTCTTGGACGATGTCGAGACCTATTGCCGCAACCATGGACTGAGCCACACGCGAGCAACGACGGAGGTTCCCTTCGACGCTGTATTGCTTCGTATGATGCGTACTGCGGCGGTGGGATAA
- a CDS encoding N-acetylglucosamine kinase, giving the protein MNASDGLILGIDGGGTKTVAWLARCNFTAKSDLSNTMKIIGRGRSGSSNVRGVGFETALDHLNQAVERAFTDAELSQVTVESACLALAGAGRDVEQQRIRSWADQCQLTSKLTVIDDALPVLYAASSDGIGIALIAGTGSLALGQNANGDRSRCGGWGSLLGDEGSGYQISLAALRAVVRADDGRGPSTQLHERLLDHLGITSASELIPILHADPNNRIMIASLAPLVFDVAGSGDRVAMQIIDQASTDLAEMVHTLVDRLGMTTRPCSLAGTGSVLIHQPAFTQSVCDKLAESGIKTTYHAIPESVAGTLVIAAGLNRAY; this is encoded by the coding sequence ATGAATGCGTCAGACGGACTGATTTTGGGAATCGACGGGGGCGGCACCAAGACCGTCGCTTGGTTGGCGAGATGCAACTTCACCGCCAAAAGCGATCTCTCAAACACGATGAAAATCATCGGTCGAGGACGTTCGGGATCGTCCAATGTTCGCGGCGTTGGCTTCGAGACGGCGTTGGATCATTTGAATCAGGCGGTCGAGCGAGCCTTCACAGATGCGGAGCTTTCCCAAGTCACCGTCGAGAGTGCTTGCTTGGCACTCGCGGGTGCCGGTCGAGATGTTGAACAACAACGCATCCGGTCTTGGGCCGACCAATGTCAACTGACCAGCAAATTAACGGTCATCGATGATGCATTGCCAGTGCTATATGCCGCCTCGTCAGACGGGATCGGAATCGCACTGATCGCGGGCACCGGTTCGCTGGCACTGGGTCAGAATGCAAATGGTGACAGGTCGCGATGCGGCGGCTGGGGAAGCCTGCTTGGCGATGAGGGCAGTGGCTACCAAATTTCACTCGCGGCATTGCGTGCAGTTGTTCGCGCCGACGATGGACGCGGACCAAGCACACAACTGCACGAACGCTTGCTGGACCATCTTGGAATCACATCGGCCAGTGAATTGATTCCGATCCTTCATGCAGACCCCAACAACCGAATCATGATCGCCTCGCTCGCGCCACTCGTCTTTGATGTAGCTGGTTCCGGCGATCGGGTTGCGATGCAGATCATTGATCAGGCATCCACAGATTTAGCTGAGATGGTGCACACACTGGTCGATCGGCTCGGCATGACCACTCGACCATGCTCGTTAGCAGGCACCGGCAGCGTGCTGATTCATCAACCAGCATTCACGCAAAGCGTCTGTGACAAGCTGGCCGAATCAGGAATCAAAACGACATACCATGCAATACCGGAGTCAGTCGCCGGCACGCTGGTGATCGCTGCGGGTTTGAATCGGGCTTACTGA